A region of Nocardioides alkalitolerans DNA encodes the following proteins:
- a CDS encoding AAA family ATPase: MGTVLAIANQKGGVAKTTSVASLGAALAELGQRVLVVDLDPQGSLTFSLGVDPEDLELSVHQVLTQGLDAREVIIRTEDDVDLLPATIELARAEAELLTRTGREHVLKAALEQLSDDEVEHDWVLLDCPPSLGVLTVAALTAADGVVIPLQCETLSHRGVSQLLDTVHDVKRFTNRRLAVWGVLPTLYDGRSSHARAVLESIPGTFELEVFSPPIPKTIRFAEAPAKGRSILATANSTKGAAAYREVAAALVERARR, translated from the coding sequence CAGAAGGGCGGCGTCGCGAAGACCACGTCCGTCGCCTCCCTCGGCGCGGCGCTCGCCGAGCTGGGTCAGCGCGTCCTCGTCGTCGACCTCGACCCGCAGGGCTCGCTGACGTTCTCGCTGGGGGTCGACCCCGAGGACCTCGAGCTCTCCGTGCACCAGGTGCTCACCCAGGGCCTCGACGCCCGTGAGGTGATCATCCGCACCGAGGACGACGTCGACCTGCTGCCGGCGACCATCGAGCTCGCCCGGGCCGAGGCCGAGCTGCTCACCCGCACCGGCCGCGAGCACGTGCTCAAGGCCGCGCTCGAGCAGCTCTCCGACGACGAGGTCGAGCACGACTGGGTGCTCCTCGACTGCCCGCCGTCGCTGGGGGTGCTCACCGTCGCGGCCCTGACGGCGGCCGACGGTGTCGTGATCCCGCTGCAGTGCGAGACGCTCTCGCACCGCGGGGTCTCGCAGCTGCTCGACACCGTCCACGACGTGAAGCGGTTCACCAACCGCCGCCTGGCGGTGTGGGGAGTGCTCCCGACGCTCTACGACGGGCGGTCCTCCCACGCCCGGGCGGTGCTGGAGTCGATCCCCGGGACGTTCGAGCTCGAGGTGTTCTCGCCGCCGATCCCCAAGACGATCCGGTTCGCCGAGGCCCCGGCCAAGGGCCGCTCGATCCTCGCCACCGCGAACTCGACGAAGGGCGCCGCGGCGTACCGCGAGGTCGCCGC